atcacatctacagcttctcccatatccacaaagccagttatcctCCCAaggaaggatattaggttggggTTTGGCGTGATGTATTCTTGTTAAATCCATGCTTATTACTTATTACCCTACTATCCTCCAGgcgcttacaaattgattgcttaataactgctattttaacccaagtgAGCTACCCCAAGTGAAGAACTCACCTATTTTTACAGTGTAGGCACATTCTTAGGCAAAATCCTCCTCAGCAAAAAAGGGACATACAAATGATTCAAAAGCTTTACATTCTTAATATTTAAACGCGGTGCATGGCATACGACATGTACATGGTATTGAAAAGACCTGCATCCTTAATGCATTTCACAGAAgtacttctttttaaaactttggggtattgaaaaaaaaaaaatcacatgcagGTCACCTTACGTGAACAAAAACAAGCCTAACCCCTAACTTAAAAACTAAAATGGCCCAAGATTTTGAACTTTTTCTATAATTAACGAGAATGCTAAACCCCACTATTTTACAAATATCTAATAGGGAATgttaaagaaaatacaaatagtgtttgagaagagaagactttACAATGACTGAGAAATTGCACAGAGACTACACTGAAAAGTCCAAACTCTTTTTTATTTGATCTTGTTGTATTAGATTTCGAAGGAGCTAAATGTATCTATCCAGCACCTTCCAAAAAAGGTATCTTACCTTATCCCAGCCCCAGAATTTAGATCGAGGCTCAGGGTACTGTAGTATATCCAAGGCAGTCTCTTTAATGATGATCGGATTTAAAATACGAAACTGTTTTGGTGCTACAGGAATTTTCTCAGCCACCTGCTTCCAAAAAAATAGTCGCACCCATAGTGGCTAAAGAGGCAAAAAAAGCCATTAATTAAACAcagggaaataaatattttgacatGGCAAATTGATACTGGGGCACAGCACGTAACTCAATACTATTAATACATAAGATTGTCCAAATCTCATCAGAAATTATTTATGGCACAGGCTTACTAGGACGTTGATGTATAATTCCCAAATGCCTGACTTCTTTTAACCAAATAATATGTAagttgagagaaagagaaaatgcaattttttatCTGTTTAGTTCATTTACTTTGAACATGAGACTGCACTTTCGTGGACAGTCACtcacccatccatccacccacccctctTGCCTCTATTTGGGCTTTCCCACAGCAACACAGtagagaaagcatttgaaaagagaggaaaaacttGATCAAAATTCCGCAACAGTTGGCTGAGTGACTTGCAAACAGGTATAGGACCTGAAACTATTTTACTCACATTTTCCAATTAACTGTATTTCTAGCTGATAGTGTACATTTAACTACAAGTGTTGTAGGATGGAAGGAGAGAAGAACAATGAGACTCAGCGAGCCCGATTCTGATCCCATGCCAGAATGTTaaagaagtcaatggagatgCACTGGTGCTAAACTGGtgaaagatcagaatcaggctcattttACGTTTCTCTCCATAAACTGTGTCATAGTGAGCAAATAAGAAAAGTGATGCAAGAAGAGGGTGCCATTTCTGTACACTGGGTACATTCTTTCCCAAAAAATCCCTATGAAAAATACTTGTTATATCTATTTCTATAATATGACTTCTCTTCTGATATTACAAAAATAGAGACTTTTCATTATTAgaatagtgtgacaaagttcctcctctaccttggtgggtcctgcgcttattggcggattttttcacctcggtgatcttcccctcttacggaacccacagtttgggtcagctcctcctgtgtctgatcaggagttgggaggtttgggggaacccgggcccgccctctactctgggtttcagcccagggccctgtggatcgcagctgtctatagtgcctcttgtaacagctgcatgacagctacaactccctgggctacttccccatggcttcctccaaacaccttctttatcctttccacaggaccttcctcctggtgtctgataacgcttgtcctcctccgtcctccagcagtacactctctcactctcagctccttgccttcttgctcccagctcctcacacacgctccttctcctctggctcctccctgcctgactggagtgagctcctttttaaacccaggtgccctgattagcctgccttgattggctgcaggtgttctaattaaagtagctatctcNNNNNNNNNNNNNNNNNNNNNNNNNNNNNNNNNNNNNNNNNNNNNNNNNNNNNNNNNNNNNNNNNNNNNNNNNNNNNNNNNNNNNNNNNNNNNNNNNNNNNNNNNNNNNNNNNNNNNNNNNNNNNNNNNNNNNNNNNNNNNNNNNNNNNNNNNNNNNNNNNNNNNNNNNNNNNNNNNNNNNNNNNNNNNNNNNNNNNNNNNNNNNNNNNNNNNNNNNNNNNNNNNNNNNNNNNNNNNNNNNNNNNNNNNNNNNNNNNNNNNNNNNNNNNNNNNNNNNNNNNNNNNNNNNNNNNNNNNNNNNNNNNNNNNNNNNNNNNNNNNNNNNNNNNNNNNNNNNNNNNNNNNNNNNNNNNNNNNNNNNNNNNNNNNNNNNNNNNNNNNNNNNNNNNNNNNNNNNNNNNNNNNNNNNNNNNNNNNNNNNNNNNNNNNNNNNNNNNNNNNNNNNNNNNNNNNNNNNNNNNNNNNNNNNNNNNNNNNNNNNNNNNNNNNNNNNNNNNNNNNNNNNNNNNNNNNNNNNNNNNNNNNNNNNNNNNNNNNNNNNNNNNNNNNNNNNNNNNNNNNNNNNNNNNNNNNNNNNNNNNNNNNNNNNNNNNNNNNNNNNNNNNNNNNNNNNNNNNNNNNNNNNNNNNNNNNNNNNNNNNNNNNNNNNNNNNNNNNNNNNNNNNNNNNNNNNNNNNNNNNNNNNNNNNNNNNNNNNNNNNNNNNNNNNNNNNNNNNNNNNNNNNNNNNNNNNNNNNNNNNNNNNNNNNNNNNNNNNNNNNNNNNNNNNNNNNNNNNNNNNNNNNNNNNNNNNNNNNNNNNNNNNNNNNNNNNNNNNNNNNNNNNNNNNNNNNNNNNNNNNNNNNNNNNNNNNNNNNNNNNNNNNNNNNNNNNNNNNNNNNNNNNNNNNNNNNNNNNNNNNNNNNNNNNNNNNNNNNNNNNNNNNNNNNNNNNNNNNNNNNNNNNNNNNNNNNNNNNNNNNNNNNNNNNNNNNNNNNNNNNNNNNNNNNNNNNNNNNNNNNNNNNNNNNNNNNNNNNNNNNNNNNNNNNNNNNNNNNNNNNNNNNNNNNNNNNNNNNNNNNNNNNNNNNNNNNNNNNNNNNNNNNNNNNNNNNNNNNNNNNNNNNNNNNNNNNNNNNNNNNNNNNNNNNNNNNNNNNNNNNNNNNNNNNNNNNNNNNNNNNNNNNNNNNNNNNNNNNNNNNNNNNNNNNNNNNNN
This genomic interval from Chelonoidis abingdonii isolate Lonesome George unplaced genomic scaffold, CheloAbing_2.0 scaffold0670, whole genome shotgun sequence contains the following:
- the LOC116832970 gene encoding lactosylceramide alpha-2,3-sialyltransferase-like; protein product: MTYPEGAPLSENEYNPQSLFVVVLFKSVDFNWLQAVVKNEALPLWVRLFFWKQVAEKIPVAPKQFRILNPIIIKETALDILQYPEPRSKFWGWDK